The window GTACTCGAGGTTGCCGCCGACCGGGATGCCGCTGGCGAGCCTCGTGATGCGTATGCCGGTGGGCCTGATGAGCCTGGAGAGGTAGAGCGCCGTGGCCTCCCCCTCGACTGAGGCGTTTGTCGCGACGATCACCTCCGAGACGCCGCCCGACTCGAGCCTGCGTATGAGCTCCGCCACCTTTATGTCGTCGGGGCCGATCCCGTCCAGCGGCGAGAGGGCGCCGTGCAGGATGTGGTAGCGTCCGCGGAACGAGTGCGTGCGCTCCACCGCCATGACGTCCGAGGGCTCCTCGACCACGCAGATAACGTCCTGGATGCGGCGGGAGTCGCCGCAGATTCCGCACGGGTCGCGCTCGGTGAGGTTCTGGCACTCGGAGCAGAGGCGGACCTTCTCCTTCACGTCCGCGAGCGCGCCGGAGAGCGCCTCCGCGTACTCCCTCGGCTGCCTGAGGATGAAGAAGGCGAGCCTCTGGGCCGTGCGCTCGCCTATGCCCGGGAGCTTGGCCAGCTCGTGTATCAGCCTGTCGATCGGAGTCATGGTCACCCGAACATCCCGCCCAGTCCCCCTAAGCCCCCCATCATGCCGGAGAGCTCGGACTGCATCGCCTCGCTGGATCTCTTGAACGCCTCGTTGACCGCTGCGGTCACAAGGTCCTCGAGCATCTGCACGTCGGAGCCACCCGCCACGGAGGGGTCAATGGAGAGCTTGATCAGCTCGTGCCTGCCGTTGACGGCCGCCGTGACCATGCCTCCCCCTGCGGAGGCCTCGAAGGTCCTCTTGGAGAGCTCCTCCTGCTTTTTGGCCATCTCCGACTGGAGCGCCTGCGCCTGCTTCATTATGGATTTCATGTCCATCTTGTTGACTCCTGTGATATCACCACTCACCACTCACCACTCACAGATGTCCCTTTACCTGAAGTTTGTTTTGACGTCGTGCAGCTTTGCGCCCAGTATGTCGGCAGCCTGCCGCACGATGTCGTCGCTGAGAGCCTCCTTCACCAGGGCGCTCTTGTCCCCGGCCTTGTCATGCCTCTTCGCGGCGTCTTTGGTCGCCGCCTCGGAGCTGATCGCGATCCTCATTGGCCGCTTGAAGAACGCGGCCATGAGCCCCTCCACCGAGGTCTTGCGTTCCTCCTCCGCGAGCATGTCCGCGAAGTGCGGGTTGTCGAACCTGATCTTTGCGCAGTCGGCAGAGAGCGATTCGAGCGAGCCCTGCTGGACGATCGCCGCGGCCTGCGGCTTCTCGGTCACGAGCCAGCGCATGAACTCCTGCCAGCGCCTCTCCACCTCCATGTCGACCGGCTCGAAGGCGAGATCGGACGGCGCTGCTTCCGCGTCGTACTCCGCTTCGGCGGCCGCCATCTCGCGCCTCGGCTCAGGCGCCGGCGCGGATGGTGCGGGCGCAGGCGCGGGCGCGGCCCCGGCCCCTTCGTCGAGCAGGGCGTCGAGCCTCGCCACCACCTCCGCTATCGGCTGCGCGGGGCCGATCCGGCACATCCTCATGAGGCCCACCTCGAGCAGCATCTTCGGGAACGGCGAGTGTGAGAGCTGCTCCGCTATCCCGTACCACGTGGAGAACATCTGGTGGAGGAGAGTGGCGTCCGCCCCGTTCGCCAGCTTGAGGAGGATATCGGACTCCTCGGAGGTGAGGTCCAGGCTCACGCGCTCCCCTTTGCATTCGGCGAGCACCAGCAGGTGCCTCAGCACCTCCAGCACGTCGCCCGCGAACCTGGCGAGGTCGGCGCCGGTGGAGAATATCTCGTCGAGCGCGGCCAGCGCCCGCGCCGGGTCCCTCGCCAGTACCGCCTCCACGGTGCCGAAGAGCAGCGCGCGGTCGAGGAAGCCCAGCATCCCCTTCATCGACTCGTAGCTTATCTGCCTGCCCGAGTAGGCGATCGCCTGGTCGAAGAGCGACTGGGCGTCGCGCAGGCTCCCGGTGGCCTCCCGCGCGATCAGCCTGAGCGCGTCGTCCTCGATGGAGACCGACTCCTGCGAGGCTATGCGCGAGAGGGCGGAGGAGATGAGCGGGGCCGGTATCCGCCTGAAGTCGTGCCTCTGGCAGCGGGAGAGTATGGTCGCGGGGAGCCTGTGGGACTCGGTGGTGGCGAACATGAACACGACGTGCGGCGGCGGCTCCTCGAGGGTCTTGAGCAGCGCGTTGAACGCCGCGGTGGAGAGCATGTGGACTTCGTCGATGATGTAGATCTTGTAGCGGCAGGAGGAGGGCACGTACTTCACGCGCTCGCGTATCTCGCGCACTTCGTCCACGCCGTTGTTGGACGCGCCGTCGATCTCCTGAACGTCGAGCGAGCGGCCGTCTGTGATCTCGCGGCAGGGCCCGCACTCGCCGCAGGGCTCGAACTCGCGGGCGCTTTCGCAGTTGAGCGCCTTGGCGAAGAGGCGCGCCACGGTGGTCTTGCCCACGCCGCGGACCCCGGTGAAGAGGTAGGCGTGGTGGATCCTCCCCTGGGCGAGGGCGTTCTTGAGGGT is drawn from Pseudomonadota bacterium and contains these coding sequences:
- a CDS encoding YbaB/EbfC family nucleoid-associated protein, which encodes MDMKSIMKQAQALQSEMAKKQEELSKRTFEASAGGGMVTAAVNGRHELIKLSIDPSVAGGSDVQMLEDLVTAAVNEAFKRSSEAMQSELSGMMGGLGGLGGMFG
- the recR gene encoding recombination protein RecR: MTPIDRLIHELAKLPGIGERTAQRLAFFILRQPREYAEALSGALADVKEKVRLCSECQNLTERDPCGICGDSRRIQDVICVVEEPSDVMAVERTHSFRGRYHILHGALSPLDGIGPDDIKVAELIRRLESGGVSEVIVATNASVEGEATALYLSRLIRPTGIRITRLASGIPVGGNLEYIDASTLSRALEERREI
- the dnaX gene encoding DNA polymerase III subunit gamma/tau — translated: MSYQVLARKYRPQKFSEVVGQDHITTTLKNALAQGRIHHAYLFTGVRGVGKTTVARLFAKALNCESAREFEPCGECGPCREITDGRSLDVQEIDGASNNGVDEVREIRERVKYVPSSCRYKIYIIDEVHMLSTAAFNALLKTLEEPPPHVVFMFATTESHRLPATILSRCQRHDFRRIPAPLISSALSRIASQESVSIEDDALRLIAREATGSLRDAQSLFDQAIAYSGRQISYESMKGMLGFLDRALLFGTVEAVLARDPARALAALDEIFSTGADLARFAGDVLEVLRHLLVLAECKGERVSLDLTSEESDILLKLANGADATLLHQMFSTWYGIAEQLSHSPFPKMLLEVGLMRMCRIGPAQPIAEVVARLDALLDEGAGAAPAPAPAPSAPAPEPRREMAAAEAEYDAEAAPSDLAFEPVDMEVERRWQEFMRWLVTEKPQAAAIVQQGSLESLSADCAKIRFDNPHFADMLAEEERKTSVEGLMAAFFKRPMRIAISSEAATKDAAKRHDKAGDKSALVKEALSDDIVRQAADILGAKLHDVKTNFR